The following proteins are co-located in the Diaphorobacter sp. HDW4B genome:
- a CDS encoding Na+/H+ antiporter: MNAKHLFELMIAMLPVIIALHYLAQRLRLPPAVALLVGGALVAFLPELPDFSPDPEMILLIFLPPLLIDGAWGISVRYLRRHMIGVASLAVGAVVFTTLVVAMAAHWLFPSLPWAACAVLGAIVSPPDAVSARAVLERVKLPRRLTMLLEGESLLNDASGLVLFRFAIAASATGSFSTVNAVQTFVLLAIGGAVVGCAIGALWVFIARRLQDEYLIIVSTLVVPWAAYVLGEHFKVSGVIATVAAGLVCGTYQYKIFTAAARMRGSSFWTVTIFLMEAAVFMLIGLSLRGVVDRVGGFPVVIDQMGIPVLVILAALLLARFGWIFLSDAVIVLLRKFGMKRHTPLGARGALIVGWAGVRGVVTLALALSLPQDFPGRDFIIITAVAVILVTVLVQGTTLGALIRWTGITPPESDRTRLTLSEAEAILMQTQLAYVQSMAYDSEGELKHPMLLEQFTRKAAAYSRFVGQEEALQPNLHAHYDLVLAAIAASRLELNRLHRVGDIDEHTLGELQKNLDLEELNAIAVRA, encoded by the coding sequence ATGAACGCCAAGCATCTTTTCGAACTGATGATCGCCATGCTTCCGGTGATCATCGCATTGCACTACTTGGCCCAACGGTTGCGATTGCCGCCTGCGGTGGCTTTGCTCGTTGGCGGTGCGCTGGTGGCTTTTCTGCCGGAATTGCCCGACTTCTCGCCCGATCCGGAAATGATTCTGCTGATCTTTCTGCCGCCCTTGTTGATCGATGGTGCCTGGGGCATCTCCGTGCGTTATCTGCGCAGACACATGATTGGCGTCGCCTCGCTTGCGGTGGGAGCCGTGGTGTTCACCACGCTGGTGGTGGCCATGGCGGCGCATTGGCTTTTCCCCTCACTGCCGTGGGCGGCGTGTGCGGTTCTGGGGGCCATCGTCTCTCCGCCCGACGCCGTTTCTGCGCGCGCCGTGTTGGAGCGCGTGAAGCTGCCACGTCGCCTGACCATGCTGCTGGAGGGCGAAAGTCTGCTCAACGATGCCAGTGGCCTGGTGCTGTTTCGCTTCGCGATTGCGGCCAGTGCCACCGGGTCCTTCAGCACTGTGAATGCGGTGCAGACCTTTGTGCTCCTTGCGATTGGCGGCGCGGTGGTCGGTTGCGCCATCGGTGCTCTCTGGGTGTTCATCGCGCGCAGGTTGCAGGACGAGTATCTGATCATCGTTTCCACGCTGGTGGTGCCGTGGGCGGCCTATGTGCTGGGTGAGCACTTCAAGGTGTCCGGCGTGATCGCCACCGTGGCCGCCGGGCTGGTGTGCGGCACATACCAGTACAAGATTTTCACGGCGGCTGCGCGCATGCGAGGTAGCTCGTTCTGGACCGTGACTATCTTTCTGATGGAGGCAGCGGTGTTCATGCTCATCGGTCTGTCTTTGCGAGGCGTGGTGGACCGGGTGGGCGGCTTTCCTGTCGTCATCGACCAGATGGGAATCCCGGTGCTGGTCATTCTGGCCGCGCTGCTGTTGGCCCGGTTTGGCTGGATCTTTCTCTCGGACGCGGTGATCGTGCTGCTGCGCAAATTCGGAATGAAGCGCCATACCCCGCTCGGTGCACGCGGTGCGCTGATCGTGGGTTGGGCAGGAGTGCGCGGCGTGGTCACGCTGGCGCTTGCGCTGAGTCTGCCGCAGGACTTTCCGGGACGAGATTTCATCATCATCACCGCAGTGGCCGTGATTCTTGTCACCGTGCTGGTTCAGGGAACAACGCTGGGCGCGCTGATTCGCTGGACCGGAATCACCCCTCCGGAATCTGATCGCACGCGCCTGACTCTGAGCGAGGCTGAAGCGATCTTGATGCAGACGCAACTCGCCTATGTACAAAGCATGGCCTACGACAGCGAAGGCGAGCTCAAGCACCCCATGCTGCTGGAGCAGTTCACCCGAAAGGCCGCAGCGTACTCACGTTTCGTGGGACAAGAGGAGGCCTTGCAGCCCAACCTTCATGCGCACTATGACCTGGTGCTCGCCGCCATCGCCGCTTCGCGCTTGGAGCTGAATCGCCTGCACCGGGTGGGCGATATCGACGAGCACACGCTGGGTGAGCTGCAGAAGAATCTGGATCTGGAAGAGTTGAATGCGATTGCCGTGCGCGCGTAG